One sulfur-oxidizing endosymbiont of Gigantopelta aegis genomic region harbors:
- the tnpB gene encoding IS66 family insertion sequence element accessory protein TnpB → MITGITVNQVYLVSGVTDMRKATNGLSLIVSEQLEHNPFDGSVFVFVIVSEINLKYCTGSVMVSGFTIVHLKREIPVADGKRTTHSFVNTERITVVTGWFILHTTPCSP, encoded by the coding sequence ATGATAACGGGCATCACAGTCAATCAGGTTTATCTGGTTTCTGGTGTTACCGATATGAGAAAAGCAACCAATGGGCTATCACTGATTGTCTCAGAGCAATTGGAACACAATCCCTTTGATGGCAGTGTCTTTGTTTTTGTAATCGTCAGCGAGATAAACTTAAAATACTGTACTGGGAGCGTAATGGTTTCTGGCTTTACTATCGTACACTTGAAAAGGGAAATTCCAGTGGCCGATGGAAAAAGAACAACCCACTCTTTCGTTAACACTGAGAGAATTACAGTGGTTACTGGATGGTTTATCTTGCACACAACACCATGCTCACCCTGA
- the secD gene encoding protein translocase subunit SecD, giving the protein MLNHYPIWKYLLILLVIVASAFYALPNLYGEDPALQVAASARGVEVDGQTLSRVAKKFESEGIQYRNAKLLSTGLLFRFANKAEQEKAKKVAEKELGDDYAVALNLATATPQWLLDMNAEPMYLGLDLRGGVYFLMQVDMEAAVIKSVNTYVSDSRSILRKAKVRYLGSKRVANDIVIRFKSADLREKGYEILRRDMRDLSFTEKESGSTFMLQGRLSEAKLKELKLFALKQNITTLRKRIDEKFHGLVEPIIQQQGDDRIVIQLPGIQDTAGAKDILGATATLEYRAVDEEHTVEQALNGRVPAGSKIYYTRERHEGSRVIPSVPVLLKKRVIVTGEHVTNAQAGIDPDSGGAKVNVSLDGYGGKRMGAFTKESVGKRMAVVYLETKQETMLDKQGNIVRDENGKAKVKRHTTEEVISNAVIRGHFSNRFETTGLDSVQEANDLSLLLRAGALAAPVYIIEERTIGPSLGQDNIDKGFSSVIIGFIAVLFFMAFWYRKFGMIANLALGLNLIIIVAVLSLLQATLTLPGIAGIVLTVGMAVDANVLIFERIREELRNGNSPQNSIHSGYEKALMTIADANITTLIAAFVLFVVGTGPIKGFAVTLSIGIMTSMFTAIMVTRAVVNLSYGGKRIKDISI; this is encoded by the coding sequence ATGCTAAATCATTACCCTATTTGGAAATACCTGTTAATCCTTCTGGTGATTGTGGCCAGTGCTTTTTACGCTTTACCGAATCTTTATGGTGAAGATCCTGCCTTACAAGTGGCTGCTTCAGCCCGAGGCGTTGAAGTTGATGGTCAAACCCTGAGCCGTGTGGCAAAGAAATTTGAAAGCGAGGGCATACAATATCGCAATGCCAAGCTATTAAGTACCGGCTTGTTATTCCGTTTTGCCAATAAGGCCGAACAGGAGAAAGCAAAAAAGGTGGCAGAAAAAGAGCTGGGTGATGATTACGCAGTAGCACTCAATTTAGCGACAGCCACACCCCAGTGGTTGTTGGATATGAACGCTGAACCCATGTATCTAGGATTGGATTTACGTGGTGGTGTTTACTTCCTGATGCAGGTAGATATGGAAGCTGCCGTCATCAAATCAGTCAATACTTATGTGAGCGACTCGCGCTCGATTTTGCGTAAGGCTAAGGTACGTTATTTAGGTAGCAAGCGAGTGGCGAATGATATTGTCATTCGTTTTAAATCCGCTGACTTACGTGAAAAAGGCTATGAAATTCTGCGCCGTGATATGCGTGACCTGAGTTTCACTGAAAAAGAAAGTGGCAGCACATTTATGTTGCAAGGTCGTCTGAGCGAAGCGAAGCTGAAAGAATTAAAACTGTTTGCCCTGAAACAAAATATCACCACGCTAAGAAAACGTATTGATGAAAAATTTCATGGCCTAGTCGAGCCAATTATTCAACAACAGGGTGATGATCGTATTGTCATTCAATTGCCGGGCATTCAGGATACTGCGGGTGCTAAGGATATTCTGGGCGCAACTGCGACCTTAGAATACCGTGCCGTTGATGAAGAGCATACGGTAGAACAAGCTTTAAATGGTCGTGTGCCTGCGGGCTCAAAAATCTACTATACCCGTGAACGTCATGAAGGCAGTCGGGTGATTCCTTCTGTGCCGGTATTACTGAAAAAACGTGTCATTGTTACGGGTGAACATGTTACCAATGCGCAAGCTGGTATCGATCCGGATTCGGGTGGTGCGAAAGTAAATGTTTCTTTGGATGGCTATGGTGGTAAGCGTATGGGTGCTTTCACCAAGGAAAGCGTTGGCAAGCGTATGGCGGTCGTTTATCTGGAAACAAAACAAGAAACCATGTTGGATAAGCAGGGCAATATTGTTAGAGATGAAAATGGTAAGGCGAAAGTTAAGCGCCATACCACTGAGGAAGTGATCAGTAATGCGGTTATTCGTGGACACTTCTCTAATCGCTTTGAAACCACTGGACTTGATAGTGTCCAGGAAGCGAATGACCTTTCACTCTTACTCAGAGCGGGCGCATTGGCCGCGCCGGTTTATATCATTGAAGAACGTACGATTGGTCCAAGTTTGGGACAGGACAATATTGATAAAGGTTTTAGCTCGGTCATTATTGGTTTTATAGCGGTCTTATTCTTTATGGCATTTTGGTATCGCAAATTTGGCATGATTGCTAATCTGGCGCTGGGCTTGAATCTAATTATTATCGTTGCAGTATTATCTTTATTACAAGCCACTCTGACCTTGCCGGGTATTGCCGGTATCGTACTAACAGTCGGTATGGCGGTTGATGCCAATGTCTTAATTTTTGAGCGTATTCGAGAAGAATTGCGTAATGGTAATTCACCTCAGAACAGTATTCATTCAGGCTATGAAAAAGCTCTGATGACAATTGCTGATGCTAATATTACGACATTGATCGCGGCCTTTGTCCTTTTTGTTGTCGGCACAGGCCCCATCAAAGGCTTCGCTGTCACTTTATCCATCGGTATTATGACCTCTATGTTTACCGCTATTATGGTGACGCGCGCAGTGGTTAATTTATCCTATGGTGGCAAGCGTATTAAAGATATTTCTATTTAA
- a CDS encoding IS66 family transposase — protein MGSFDVYELLKPFYNRLLYYLIRQKIIQADETTMRVIHDGRENCPKSYMWLYQSGGYHSKCPIVLYEYQPTRAGQHAKTFLTGFSGYLQTDGFPGYHIFENENSEVTLLGCMAHARRKFHDALKALPEQSEKAWHGTNGDQ, from the coding sequence GTGGGAAGTTTTGACGTATACGAATTACTCAAACCCTTTTATAATCGGTTGTTGTATTATCTCATTAGGCAGAAAATCATCCAGGCCGATGAAACAACGATGCGAGTGATCCATGATGGACGTGAGAATTGCCCTAAATCTTATATGTGGCTCTATCAAAGTGGCGGCTATCATTCCAAGTGTCCCATTGTTTTGTATGAGTATCAGCCTACTCGTGCAGGCCAACATGCCAAAACCTTTTTAACGGGGTTTTCAGGTTACCTGCAAACGGATGGCTTTCCCGGTTATCATATATTCGAAAATGAGAACAGTGAAGTCACTTTATTAGGCTGCATGGCACATGCTCGTCGCAAGTTCCATGATGCCTTAAAAGCATTACCAGAACAGTCAGAAAAAGCCTGGCATGGTACAAATGGCGATCAGTAA
- a CDS encoding IS3 family transposase, whose product MNDQTKNRSPKTDREKENEALTEQLKNCLKTVARLMEPVVLKRKLAEKGVHISRRRIGRLMKKAGLFCKTKRRFKATTNSKHNKRISPNLLEREFTVSQPDRYYVGDITYIATKEGWLYLAVVIDLFSRQIVGWSMDERMKAKLVNDALLMAIWKRKPMDGLLWHTDRGSQYASDSHRKILSDHNIIQSMSRKGNCWDNAVSESFFHSLKTELTHHCRFKTRVEAKQAIFEYIEVFYNRERLHSANDYLSPVDYEIQQEIA is encoded by the coding sequence ATGAATGATCAAACAAAAAACCGATCTCCTAAAACGGATAGAGAGAAAGAAAATGAAGCGCTTACTGAGCAGCTAAAAAACTGTTTGAAGACAGTCGCAAGACTTATGGAACCCGTCGTCTTAAAAAGAAAACTGGCTGAAAAAGGCGTTCATATAAGCCGCCGGAGAATTGGTCGATTAATGAAAAAAGCCGGTTTGTTTTGTAAAACGAAGAGACGCTTTAAAGCGACGACTAATTCCAAGCATAATAAGCGTATATCTCCAAATTTACTGGAAAGAGAGTTTACTGTCTCTCAACCTGATCGCTACTATGTGGGTGATATTACCTATATTGCCACCAAGGAAGGCTGGTTATATTTAGCGGTTGTCATTGACTTATTCTCTAGGCAAATTGTTGGCTGGTCGATGGATGAGCGAATGAAAGCCAAGCTAGTCAATGATGCTTTACTGATGGCCATATGGAAGCGTAAACCAATGGATGGATTGCTTTGGCATACTGACCGAGGTAGCCAATATGCCTCTGATAGTCATAGAAAAATATTGTCGGATCATAACATAATTCAGTCTATGAGCCGCAAAGGAAATTGCTGGGACAATGCTGTATCAGAGAGCTTCTTTCATAGTTTGAAAACTGAATTGACGCACCATTGTCGATTCAAAACCAGAGTAGAAGCAAAGCAGGCAATATTTGAATATATTGAGGTATTTTATAATCGGGAGCGACTTCATTCGGCTAATGATTATTTGTCACCAGTCGATTATGAAATACAGCAGGAAATAGCTTAA
- the tnpA gene encoding IS66 family insertion sequence element accessory protein TnpA, whose product MSNHSKDASMKQHIEACQASNLSQAVYCQQHKIPSHIFSYYRKKLGYVSSSKQVNTNNQLIPINLLANSPTSNAIKVSHTNGFSLEINSDTNLNQLKSILDLLRTVS is encoded by the coding sequence ATGAGCAACCATTCAAAAGATGCTTCGATGAAGCAACACATAGAGGCCTGCCAAGCCAGTAACTTAAGCCAGGCAGTTTATTGTCAACAACATAAGATACCCTCTCATATTTTTAGCTATTATCGAAAGAAGTTGGGTTATGTTAGCTCATCAAAACAGGTCAACACCAACAATCAACTCATTCCCATTAATTTACTGGCCAATTCCCCCACAAGCAATGCAATTAAAGTAAGCCATACCAATGGTTTCAGTTTGGAAATCAATTCTGATACGAACCTGAATCAGCTCAAGTCCATTCTGGATTTGCTCAGGACTGTTTCATGA
- a CDS encoding IS66 family transposase — protein MCPVKYSHIKETSEQLEIVPAQVYVVEHVQVKYACRACEEGVKTAPKPAQPIPRSFASPSLLAYIIVSKFLDSLPLYRQEAIFKRYKITLSRASMSNWVLKSAELL, from the coding sequence GTGTGTCCGGTTAAGTATAGCCACATTAAAGAGACCTCAGAGCAACTGGAAATTGTTCCTGCTCAGGTATATGTTGTAGAACATGTTCAGGTTAAATATGCCTGTCGTGCTTGTGAGGAAGGCGTTAAAACTGCTCCTAAGCCTGCACAGCCCATTCCTAGAAGTTTTGCATCACCCAGCCTGCTGGCCTATATCATTGTTTCTAAATTCCTAGACAGCTTGCCTCTCTATCGACAGGAAGCGATATTTAAACGCTATAAGATAACACTTTCCAGAGCCAGTATGTCCAACTGGGTGCTTAAATCAGCTGAATTACTGTAA
- the tnpB gene encoding IS66 family insertion sequence element accessory protein TnpB (TnpB, as the term is used for proteins encoded by IS66 family insertion elements, is considered an accessory protein, since TnpC, encoded by a neighboring gene, is a DDE family transposase.), whose amino-acid sequence MITGITVNQVYLVSGVTDMRKATNGLSLIVSEQLEHNPFDGSVFVFCNRQRDKLKILYWERNGFWLYYRTLEKGNSSGRWKKNNPLFR is encoded by the coding sequence ATGATAACGGGCATCACAGTCAATCAGGTTTATCTGGTTTCTGGTGTTACCGATATGAGAAAAGCAACCAATGGGCTATCACTGATTGTCTCAGAGCAATTGGAACACAATCCCTTTGATGGCAGTGTCTTTGTTTTTTGTAATCGTCAGCGAGATAAACTTAAAATACTGTACTGGGAGCGTAATGGTTTCTGGCTTTACTATCGTACACTTGAAAAGGGAAATTCCAGTGGCCGATGGAAAAAGAACAACCCACTCTTTCGTTAA
- a CDS encoding transposase domain-containing protein, producing MQTAKANNLEPFAFLTHILTELPKLGRHYDDEALEQLLPWNLTEKIQPLNKVE from the coding sequence GTGCAAACAGCGAAAGCAAACAACCTAGAGCCCTTTGCCTTTTTAACACACATTCTGACTGAGTTACCTAAGCTGGGCAGGCATTATGATGATGAGGCTTTAGAGCAATTGTTGCCATGGAATTTGACTGAAAAAATTCAGCCTTTAAATAAAGTGGAATGA
- a CDS encoding thioredoxin domain-containing protein encodes MIFLIGIFSQSLAQKLPFAADITPQLENKLIQAYKAKNSDYQAHTEHFCGTKQPCYINRLIFEDSPYLLQHAHNPINWFAWGEEALQKAQRENKPIFLSIGYATCHWCHRMEKESFDNPEIAQFINQHFIAIKVDRERRPDIDELYAMAVQYFQGQQGWPMSLFLTPNAEPFFGGGYYSFTEFKQLLQTQNNDWQNKQQELTQQAQQLIKDLHQHSQSNQQSSSLDEPLRRRAIKDLLSFTDGYHGGFGESQKFPREPWLDLFLDDSYRYDYVKNNDSLTALTTSLDYMARGGIYDQLGGGFHRYSTDPYWKIPHFEKMLYNQALLVPLYLSAHQLTANKNYLRVAKQTLDFVLSELHSPEGVFYSALDADTEGEEGKYYLWTLGEFEQVLNDYNYKQNSEKNNEQQIDKEISREIFAVDTYGELQQDNILYLSQSLAGFAQDFKIPEEKFYPYVDKLRSILLLARNQRSKPHRDEKIIMSWNALMISALTQASQTLEHPEYLSVAKKAADFIWQKMAQDDQQSWYRVNFKHNNSEPAQLEDYAFYLQALIGLYDATQNTLWLQRAQQLLEVMRQQLWDAKKGGFYKTAIDKKAPLPIRNKSAFDKILPSGNAIAAKMLLRLARRTGEQKYKDDAKRILSAFASDAKQTPSAFSSLHIAAHELRQGEHQLPVYGARGKLVVTASLKEQPNDEYLLVIDINIKKPWHINSNQPLEDNLIASKIELSDNSQWQLKKIHYPMPETVKLDFSDKPLSLYQGKTRITAIIERTKTTQSFDVSTLFRTVF; translated from the coding sequence GTGATTTTTTTAATTGGTATATTCTCTCAATCATTAGCACAAAAACTTCCCTTTGCAGCCGATATCACACCACAACTTGAAAATAAGCTGATACAAGCCTATAAAGCTAAAAATTCCGATTATCAGGCTCACACTGAGCATTTTTGTGGGACAAAGCAGCCCTGTTATATCAATCGTTTGATCTTTGAAGACTCGCCCTACTTATTACAACACGCCCATAATCCCATCAATTGGTTTGCCTGGGGTGAAGAGGCTTTACAAAAAGCCCAACGAGAAAACAAGCCTATTTTTCTATCCATTGGCTATGCCACCTGCCATTGGTGTCATCGTATGGAAAAAGAAAGTTTTGATAATCCTGAAATTGCGCAATTCATTAATCAACATTTTATTGCCATTAAAGTGGATCGTGAGCGACGTCCTGATATTGATGAATTGTATGCCATGGCGGTGCAGTATTTTCAGGGGCAGCAAGGCTGGCCAATGAGTTTATTTTTAACGCCCAATGCTGAACCTTTTTTTGGTGGGGGTTATTATTCTTTCACTGAGTTTAAGCAATTGTTACAAACACAAAACAATGACTGGCAAAACAAACAACAGGAATTAACTCAGCAAGCTCAACAATTAATTAAGGATTTGCATCAACACAGTCAAAGCAATCAGCAGAGTAGCTCATTAGATGAACCACTCAGAAGACGTGCAATTAAAGATTTATTGAGTTTTACTGATGGTTATCATGGTGGCTTTGGTGAAAGTCAGAAATTTCCTCGTGAACCTTGGTTAGACTTATTTTTAGATGATAGCTATCGCTATGATTATGTAAAAAACAATGATTCGTTGACTGCTTTGACGACCAGTTTGGACTATATGGCACGTGGTGGTATTTATGATCAATTAGGTGGAGGCTTTCATCGTTATAGCACTGACCCTTATTGGAAAATTCCTCACTTTGAAAAAATGCTGTATAACCAGGCTTTATTAGTGCCCTTGTATTTATCAGCTCACCAGCTCACAGCCAATAAAAATTACTTACGCGTGGCCAAGCAAACACTTGACTTTGTTTTAAGCGAATTACACTCACCTGAAGGGGTTTTTTATTCCGCTTTGGATGCAGATACTGAAGGTGAAGAAGGTAAATATTACCTTTGGACATTGGGTGAATTTGAACAAGTATTAAATGATTACAACTATAAGCAAAATAGTGAGAAAAATAATGAGCAACAAATAGATAAAGAAATTTCCCGTGAAATTTTTGCTGTCGATACCTATGGTGAGTTACAACAGGATAATATTTTATATCTGTCACAATCACTCGCTGGTTTTGCTCAAGATTTCAAAATACCGGAGGAAAAGTTCTATCCTTATGTGGATAAACTGCGCTCCATCTTATTACTGGCTCGCAATCAGCGTAGCAAACCCCATCGGGACGAAAAAATCATTATGAGTTGGAATGCGCTAATGATCAGTGCTCTGACACAGGCTAGCCAAACCTTAGAGCACCCAGAATACCTATCAGTGGCGAAAAAAGCCGCTGACTTCATTTGGCAGAAAATGGCTCAGGATGATCAACAATCATGGTATCGGGTAAATTTTAAGCATAATAATTCAGAACCGGCACAATTAGAAGATTATGCTTTCTATTTGCAGGCCTTAATCGGCCTCTATGACGCAACTCAAAATACACTCTGGCTTCAACGTGCACAACAATTATTAGAGGTGATGCGACAACAACTATGGGATGCTAAAAAAGGCGGTTTTTATAAGACTGCGATTGATAAGAAAGCCCCCTTACCCATTCGTAACAAATCCGCTTTTGATAAAATTCTGCCATCGGGCAATGCCATTGCAGCAAAAATGTTGCTTCGACTAGCCCGCAGAACGGGTGAACAAAAATATAAGGACGATGCCAAACGTATATTATCAGCCTTTGCCAGTGATGCAAAGCAAACACCCAGTGCTTTTTCCAGTCTCCATATCGCCGCCCATGAATTACGTCAGGGTGAGCATCAACTACCTGTTTATGGTGCTAGGGGTAAGCTAGTCGTTACTGCCTCGCTAAAAGAACAACCAAATGATGAGTATTTATTAGTCATTGACATTAATATAAAAAAACCCTGGCATATTAACTCAAACCAACCATTAGAAGATAATCTCATCGCCAGTAAAATTGAATTATCTGACAATAGTCAATGGCAGCTCAAAAAAATACACTACCCCATGCCTGAAACTGTTAAACTTGATTTTAGTGATAAGCCTTTAAGTTTGTATCAGGGAAAGACTAGGATTACGGCAATAATAGAACGAACTAAGACCACACAAAGCTTTGATGTGTCAACACTTTTCCGGACAGTTTTCTAA
- a CDS encoding transposase domain-containing protein, producing MNQNPRGAEASAILYSIVQTAKANNLEPFAFLTHILTELPKLGRHYDDEALEQLLPWNLTEKIQPLNKVE from the coding sequence ATGAACCAAAATCCTCGTGGTGCTGAGGCCAGTGCTATTTTATATTCAATCGTGCAAACAGCGAAAGCAAACAACCTAGAGCCCTTTGCCTTTTTAACACACATTCTGACTGAGTTACCTAAGCTGGGCAGGCATTATGATGATGAGGCTTTAGAGCAATTGTTGCCATGGAATTTGACTGAAAAAATTCAGCCTTTAAATAAAGTGGAATGA
- the secF gene encoding protein translocase subunit SecF: protein MQILTDTHINFMAQRKVAMLISAVLIVISLVSLATRGLQFGLDFTGGTLLEVAYPADVKLAPIRDALHSNDFKDAIVQHFGTEHEVLVRVAPREGLSNADISTHLFELLREQNSAVENRRVEFVGPQVGEELTETGGIAMLAALVCILIYVALRFEYRFALGSVAALAHDVIIVLGLFSVFGIEFDLTVLAAVLAVIGYSLNDTIVVFDRIRENFRKIRKGDAIDVIDASLNQTLSRTLITSLTTLLVLFALFVFGGELIHGFATALLAGVLIGTYSSVYVASTVLVAMNVSKEDLAPVKKEGEQEEEVYEEV, encoded by the coding sequence ATGCAAATATTGACAGATACACATATTAATTTCATGGCACAGCGTAAAGTCGCCATGCTTATTTCTGCTGTTTTAATCGTGATTTCATTGGTATCATTAGCCACTCGCGGCCTGCAGTTTGGCTTGGACTTTACAGGGGGCACTTTACTAGAAGTTGCTTATCCTGCTGATGTGAAACTTGCGCCCATTCGAGATGCTCTGCACAGCAACGATTTTAAAGATGCTATTGTGCAGCATTTTGGTACTGAACATGAAGTGCTGGTACGAGTTGCACCCAGAGAAGGCCTATCCAATGCTGATATTTCAACGCATTTGTTTGAGCTGCTTCGAGAGCAAAATTCAGCGGTAGAAAATCGTCGGGTAGAATTTGTCGGACCTCAAGTGGGTGAAGAACTGACTGAAACAGGTGGCATTGCGATGCTGGCGGCTTTAGTGTGTATCTTAATTTATGTTGCCCTGCGTTTTGAATACCGTTTTGCTTTGGGCTCGGTGGCTGCTTTGGCACACGATGTTATCATTGTGCTCGGTTTGTTTTCTGTCTTTGGTATTGAATTTGATTTAACGGTTTTGGCTGCTGTGTTGGCGGTGATTGGTTATTCCTTGAATGATACCATTGTGGTCTTTGACCGTATCCGTGAAAACTTTCGTAAAATTCGCAAGGGTGATGCGATTGATGTGATTGATGCCTCATTAAATCAGACCTTGTCTCGGACATTAATTACTTCCTTAACGACCCTCTTAGTATTGTTTGCTTTGTTTGTTTTCGGTGGGGAATTAATTCATGGTTTTGCAACGGCATTACTTGCCGGTGTTTTAATTGGAACCTACTCATCGGTTTATGTTGCCAGTACCGTATTAGTGGCAATGAATGTCAGTAAAGAAGATCTTGCACCAGTGAAAAAAGAAGGTGAGCAGGAAGAAGAGGTTTACGAAGAAGTATAA
- a CDS encoding DNRLRE domain-containing protein: protein MKYKKKHQHIVAALLLVPFFIVLSGTQAIAATAVSNTGMTSHLKLSIMTTANDVIAPSIPKQLKSISANNSSQVIIQWNAASDNIAVSAYRVYRNGRLLSNVSNGQQLIDTDISPGQSYEYQVSAIDAKNNESKLSAALKITVNFDTKLLIPSEGGEGKAFNDGASWTHFNKGAGLIWKNKGGDYIDANGVAQGTSPWAEQTIIDTNSTKPIMWNVTTLVQAWNNQDYPNRGFHLRQVSGSTGPVDYVTQEHSDSALRPLLTVTTKNSGTLTFSPQVDTHLTSYTSTLTAGQDTGMRVRNNTNNIILWFDLESLKGKLISSAELKLTTTAQYTNSDSVHGLFAVTTTQWDNTAPVQGLAAQYPNDKGIANHPDVYLHDSFDSNDVVDGGQYLSPTATGGHAKNYWSCDDLSPVGRQKDGSQSTPAPGIPGYKAMDNGNALCLRIKYEDGPPNTQGLGNYGVSIGEKVGNFSNQQQTDELFVRIYIFLGETWGENIKQQGGKRPGGISGRQVNTAYAAGWGGRTTNGANGWSARGGYAEEVPFGNNPLEGYTPFTTYLYHADQSGAYGDAIRWNKTPNGLIKKGQWHSIEQQVTMNTRDGKNIKGSSGAKDGIVRGWVDGRLVFEKTNVRFTDMDYINIDVADFGLYYGGVKNTPYDQHMAIDNIVISKSYIGPMKRQ from the coding sequence ATGAAATACAAAAAAAAGCATCAGCATATCGTTGCAGCACTATTATTAGTCCCGTTCTTTATTGTTTTGAGCGGTACACAAGCAATTGCTGCAACGGCTGTATCAAACACGGGCATGACCAGTCATTTAAAACTGTCTATCATGACCACTGCCAATGACGTCATTGCCCCCTCAATTCCTAAGCAGCTCAAGTCAATATCGGCCAATAATAGCTCTCAAGTTATCATTCAATGGAATGCCGCCAGTGACAATATTGCGGTATCAGCCTATCGTGTTTACCGCAATGGACGCTTGTTAAGTAATGTCAGCAATGGTCAGCAATTGATTGATACCGATATTAGCCCCGGTCAAAGTTATGAATATCAGGTTTCAGCTATAGATGCGAAAAACAATGAATCTAAATTATCTGCGGCACTAAAAATCACAGTCAACTTTGATACGAAACTTTTAATTCCCTCAGAAGGTGGTGAAGGTAAAGCCTTTAATGATGGCGCATCATGGACACATTTTAATAAAGGTGCTGGCTTAATTTGGAAAAATAAAGGCGGTGATTATATCGATGCCAATGGCGTGGCTCAAGGCACAAGCCCTTGGGCTGAGCAAACCATTATTGATACCAATTCGACCAAGCCTATCATGTGGAATGTAACGACGTTAGTGCAAGCATGGAACAATCAAGACTACCCCAATCGAGGTTTTCATCTGCGTCAGGTGTCGGGTTCAACCGGCCCTGTTGATTATGTAACACAAGAGCATAGTGATAGTGCTTTACGCCCCTTGCTGACAGTCACGACAAAAAATTCAGGCACACTGACTTTTTCTCCGCAAGTGGATACTCACCTTACCTCCTATACTTCTACGCTGACAGCGGGTCAAGATACCGGTATGCGGGTGCGTAATAATACCAATAATATCATCTTATGGTTTGATCTAGAGTCACTGAAAGGCAAGCTCATCAGCAGCGCTGAATTAAAACTAACCACCACCGCACAATATACCAATAGTGATTCCGTGCATGGCCTATTCGCCGTGACCACGACACAATGGGATAATACTGCTCCGGTTCAGGGGTTGGCTGCACAGTATCCCAATGATAAAGGCATTGCCAATCATCCTGATGTGTATTTGCACGATTCATTTGATAGCAATGATGTCGTGGATGGAGGACAATATTTATCGCCTACGGCAACCGGTGGTCATGCCAAAAACTATTGGTCATGTGATGATTTATCCCCCGTTGGCCGACAAAAAGATGGCAGTCAATCGACTCCTGCACCCGGCATTCCCGGCTATAAAGCAATGGATAATGGCAATGCGCTCTGCCTGCGAATCAAATATGAAGACGGGCCTCCCAATACTCAGGGTTTGGGAAATTATGGGGTCAGTATTGGCGAGAAAGTAGGTAATTTTTCCAACCAGCAGCAAACCGACGAATTGTTTGTGCGGATCTACATCTTTCTCGGTGAAACCTGGGGTGAAAACATTAAACAACAAGGTGGCAAACGTCCTGGTGGTATCTCTGGACGACAAGTTAACACAGCCTATGCCGCAGGCTGGGGCGGTCGAACCACTAACGGCGCTAATGGTTGGTCTGCCCGTGGCGGTTATGCCGAAGAAGTTCCCTTTGGCAATAATCCATTAGAGGGCTATACCCCATTCACCACCTATTTATATCATGCCGATCAAAGTGGTGCTTATGGTGATGCTATCCGGTGGAACAAAACCCCCAATGGTTTGATCAAAAAAGGTCAATGGCATAGCATTGAGCAACAAGTCACCATGAATACCCGCGATGGCAAAAACATCAAAGGTTCATCCGGTGCCAAAGATGGCATAGTCCGAGGCTGGGTTGATGGTCGTTTGGTGTTTGAAAAAACCAATGTGCGTTTCACTGACATGGACTACATTAATATTGATGTCGCCGACTTTGGTTTATATTATGGCGGTGTTAAAAACACCCCCTATGATCAACACATGGCCATTGATAATATCGTGATTTCCAAATCCTATATCGGCCCGATGAAAAGGCAATAA